Genomic segment of Murdochiella vaginalis:
GTCATTGGCGGACTACTCCTTATTTATCCGGGCATCGTCACCGATATCGCCGGTGTGGCGTTGGTTGGTACCGTACTGGCGTTGCAGTATCTCAATGGAAAGAAGCAAAAGGAGCAGGCAACAGCCTAAAGAAAGCGTTTTTACCACGTTCTTTTGTTCCTAAAAACACAAAAAGCGGGATCGTCAGTTTTTCGACGATTCCGCTTTCGTTTTTCACATACTTGATGAAAAGGATTTCGAGATGTTATACTAGGATGGTAGCGAACAGCAAGGGAAAACATGTCCTGTAAGACACAAAAACAGGACCCCTGCAAGAAGAATCATTGTTGATCGTCACTCGTTTTTACAATGGAAGGAGTAAACTATGACACTATGGGATGTCGTAACTGACGTTGCCCTATTAGGCGCATTGATGCTGATCGGGCAATTCTTACGTGCAAAAGTGAAATTATTCCAATCTCTGCTTTTGCCGGCTTCCTTAATTGGCGGCTTTATCGGCTTGGCACTAGGGCCGAGCGGGGCGAACGTTTTACCGTTCTCAAAAAGCTTGAGCGGCTACGCAGGCATTCTGATTGCTGTTGTCTTTGGTTGCACGCCGATTGGAGATAAGCCGTTATCGAAAAAAGAGCTTAAAGGCGTTGGTGGATTTTTCTATCAGAACACAGGTATTTTAATTTTTCAATATGCGATTGGTATGGCCCTGTCATTATTTGTTTTGAATAAGTTTTGGCCAGACCTGCATAACAGCTTCGGCTTGATTTATGCAACCGGCTTCTACGGTGGTCACGGAACTGCTGCTGCTGTCGGTTCTGCGTTTAAAGATCTGGGTTATCCGGAATTCTTCGACCTAGGCAATGCCTCCGCAACGGTTGGTATTGTTGTTGGTATTATCTTTGGTATGGCACTCATCAACTGGGGCACGCGAAAAGGATATACCAATTATGTTGCTTCGCCGAAACAGCTTCCTGCCGATATGCGTACCGGTTTAATCGCTCCGGAAAATCAGAAACCCTCGACCAAGGGGACGATCAACAACATGTCCCTTGATTCGTTAGCTTTCCACGTCGGCATCGCGATCTTCGTCACCTTTGTTGCGAAGAGACTGTCCGGAGTGATTGCAAAAGCCGTTCCTGGCTTATCGATTCCGGTTTTCGTACTGGCTTTGGCCGTCGGTTATGTGGCACAGTTCTTCCTGCGTGCAACCAAAGCGGACAAATACGTTGACCGCAGCACGCTGCAGCGTATCAGCGGAACCTCGACAGACTTTCTGGTTTGCTCGGCGGTTGCTTCGTTGAAATTAAGCACGATTGCATCGTACGCTGGTCCGTTGATGATCACCTTCGTCATCGGTATCATCATCAACATCTTATGGTTCCTCTGGGTCAGCAAGTATTCTTCTGAGAGAGACTGGTTTGAGCGCGGCATTATGAACTATGGCCGTTCCAATGGCGTCGTCGCGACGGGCGTTCTCTTGAACCGTGTTGTCGACCCGGATGCGAAATCGCGTGGCTTGGAAGACACCGGCATCACCGACCTTCTGAATCGTCCGATTGCCATTGCTCTTCAGGTGCTTCCGCCGGCAATTTGTATGAGCACGCTCTCCAGCGTGTATGCGATGACAGGCGTAATGTGGCTCGGCTTCATCGTATTGACCGTTATCGCCTTGGCGTTAAAATGGTGGACTCCGGGCAAAATGCAGGGAGGCCAGAAGAAATAAGTTCGCTACCATTTGCCTACAAAACTTTTGCAGGGGTTTTGTAGAAAGGAGGATTGATGAAGTACGATATCATGCATTTTGAAGCTCTTGGAGAAGAAGCGGAGCACTTACAAGAAGAGACGGACCGCTTGGTTGCGGAGGGAAAACTGAAAAAAGACTTCTCTTCGGTGATTACGCCGTTAACGCTACAAGAGTATCTCAAGCAGGAGAATTTGAGCGGAAAAGACCTTCCCAACATCGTCACCACCAAAACGCATTCGGTATTACCGGAGGAGTGGGTGAACAGCGAACCGAAGAAGAGCGTCATTACGCGAAGCGCCGGCTATGATCATTTTGAGCATCTTCAGAACAAACTGAACATCGCCAGCTTGCGCGTGTACTGCGTGAAGGCTGTCGCACAAACAGCAATCAAGTTTTTGTATGCTGCAGCAGGCTATCTGAATGAGTATTCCAAAAACACGCTGCTCTTCGAACGCAATAAGACGCACTCATTCCATGAGCTGGGGCCGGATATGGTTGCCACGGTGTTCGGTGTAGGAAACATCGGCGCGGAAACCTATCGGATGTTAGTACAAAACGGGCTGACCGTTCAGGCTGTTGACGTACGCGCCGAAGAACTGAAAGGCCTTGACGCATATAAGGACTTCCACTTTGTCGACAAAGAGACCGCCATTAAAAATTCCGACGTGATCCTTAACGTCATGAATTTGACCAAATCCAAAGAAAGCCGTTTCTATAACGTCAACTACTTTGATCAAGAGACGCTCTCCAAAGCGAAAAAGGGAATCATCCTCATCAATGTCACCCGAGGAGAAATCATGCCGGAACATGTGGTTTTAGAAGGCATGGAAAAGGGGCAGATCATAGGCTTCGGTACCGATGTGTTCAGTTATGAAGAGCGCATTACGCAGGCTTTGCGCAATGGCGAAACCAAGTCGGATGATCCGGATATTGACGCTGCCTTGACATTGATTCATCGTGCGCTCAACCGCGAGGCCAACGTATACGTACAGCCCCATCAGGGCTTTAACTCCGATGTTGCCGCCGTGGATAAGGCAAAAGAAGCCATGGCCCACGTCGCCTTCTTCTTCAACGAGGGGAAGGGAACGTTCAGAGAGCAGTTGCCGTATTACGAAAGCTAAGGCACAAAACGCAACAAATCAGACCGTTTGTATCATACGGAATGGAAGAAATAGCGAGATCGGGCAAACGCCCCTCTCGCTATTTTTTATTCGGAATCGCTTGTCGAAAGTTAAAAAAATGATAAGTTTCAGAGAACTTTTTGTTCACTTCATGTACAATAGAAAAGTGGGTTTGACCGAAAGGCGGCCGCCCGAACCAATTCATCCCGAACAGTCGACAGGAATCACGAGAGGAACAACGAGACCATGACGCTATTTGATTACTTAGAATTGTTGGGCGGCTTGAGCATGCTGCTCTACGGCATGTCGATATTGGGCGACGGATTAAACGTCGTTTCCGGTGGAAAAATGGAAAGCCTGTTGAAAAGACTGGTATCCACCAAGTTTAAAGGCGTGTTGCTCGGCGCAGCCGTAACGGCTGTGATTCAATCCTCGTCCGCTACGACCGTCATGGTAGTCGCGCTGGTAAACTCCGGCGTATTAAAGCTGATGCAGGCGGTTTCCATCATTATGGGTGCGAACATCGGAACGACCATGACGGCCTGGATTCTTAGCTTGAGCGGTCTCAACGGCGAAAGCTTTTTGATTCAGATGCTCAAACCGAGTTCCTTTTCGCCCATTCTGGCTATGATCGGCGTGATCATTCTTTTTACCGCCAAAAACGAAACGAAAAAGGGCAAGGCCAGTGTTTTTCTGGGCTTTGCTGTGTTGATGTTCGGCATGGAAACCATGATGCGGGCTATGACGCCTTTGCAAAGTT
This window contains:
- a CDS encoding sodium/glutamate symporter — its product is MTLWDVVTDVALLGALMLIGQFLRAKVKLFQSLLLPASLIGGFIGLALGPSGANVLPFSKSLSGYAGILIAVVFGCTPIGDKPLSKKELKGVGGFFYQNTGILIFQYAIGMALSLFVLNKFWPDLHNSFGLIYATGFYGGHGTAAAVGSAFKDLGYPEFFDLGNASATVGIVVGIIFGMALINWGTRKGYTNYVASPKQLPADMRTGLIAPENQKPSTKGTINNMSLDSLAFHVGIAIFVTFVAKRLSGVIAKAVPGLSIPVFVLALAVGYVAQFFLRATKADKYVDRSTLQRISGTSTDFLVCSAVASLKLSTIASYAGPLMITFVIGIIINILWFLWVSKYSSERDWFERGIMNYGRSNGVVATGVLLNRVVDPDAKSRGLEDTGITDLLNRPIAIALQVLPPAICMSTLSSVYAMTGVMWLGFIVLTVIALALKWWTPGKMQGGQKK
- a CDS encoding NAD(P)-dependent oxidoreductase is translated as MKYDIMHFEALGEEAEHLQEETDRLVAEGKLKKDFSSVITPLTLQEYLKQENLSGKDLPNIVTTKTHSVLPEEWVNSEPKKSVITRSAGYDHFEHLQNKLNIASLRVYCVKAVAQTAIKFLYAAAGYLNEYSKNTLLFERNKTHSFHELGPDMVATVFGVGNIGAETYRMLVQNGLTVQAVDVRAEELKGLDAYKDFHFVDKETAIKNSDVILNVMNLTKSKESRFYNVNYFDQETLSKAKKGIILINVTRGEIMPEHVVLEGMEKGQIIGFGTDVFSYEERITQALRNGETKSDDPDIDAALTLIHRALNREANVYVQPHQGFNSDVAAVDKAKEAMAHVAFFFNEGKGTFREQLPYYES